Below is a genomic region from [Chlorobium] sp. 445.
ATTTGTTGTTCTCCTTCTTTTTATGGCACTTCTCGACGCAACGGTTATCTATCCAAATAGAATCCTTGTGGATCAGCTACACCAAAGGTTACTTGCACAGTTGCACCCTTTTCGTCTAACTCTCGGATTTCAACATGTTTTGCATCAGGCTTTGGCACAATTTCACCTTCATCATTGGTGAACACCAGCACCGCTTTGACTCCACCGTTTGGTGTCGGTCCCAAAAATTCATAAATGCCTGTTTCTTTTTCGGTTAGTACACAACCGGGTTGCAAATTCGAGACTACAGGACAGCCAACACACTGACAGTAAAAACCTGCCTCAGCAGGATACAAATCGCATCGCGGAAACTCCATACTTCGCGCCTGTTTTATGAGTTTGTGCGTTCTTGTTTTACTCAAAACTTAATATAGCGACTTCTTCAAAATAATTTGCCCTATAAATTTTCTTTCCTCCCAAAAGGATCGGTCGAGCAAGCACAAGACACCTTGCACTTGCTTACCCTCTTTTGGCTTAGGCATACTCTGCACTTTGTCTCACTTCTTGTTTCTTTCTTGCGTTTGCCACAAATAGTTTAAATTCGTTTTGTTTTTTCCAACTTAACTTAGTCTGACCATGCGATTTGCTTTTTCCGAAGAGCAACTGATGATTCAGCAGACGGCGCGCGACTTTGCCCGCACTGAAATCACAGATGCCATTGAGCGCGATGAAACCTCAGAATTTCCCTACGACATTGTCATGAAACTTGGCGAACTTGGTTTTCTCGGCATGATTGCGCCACCCGAATATGATGGCGCAGGTATGGATACGCTCAGCTATGTGCTTGCAATGGAAGAAATCTCCAAAGCTGATGCCTCTGTCGGTGTGATTATGTCCGTCAATAACTCCCTCGTATGCTGGGCGCTTAGCGAATATGGCACGCCTGAACAGAAAGAAAAATACTTGCGTCCGCTTGCTAAAGGTCAGAAAGATGGCAAACTCTACATTGGCGCATTCTGTCTTTCTGAACCAAACGCTGGCTCCGATGCCACTGCGCAGACTACTACTGCAGTACGCGATGGCAATGCTTGGGTACTCAACGGGACAAAAAACTGGATTACCAATGGCACAACGTCTGAATTGTATCTTGTTTTTGCCATGACCGATAAATCCAAAGGTTCGCATGGCATTTCTGCTTTCTTAGTTGAGCGCAATACGCCTGGCTTTGAGATCCTCAAGAAAGAAAAGAAACTTGGCATTCGTTCTTCCGATACGTGCTCACTTGGCTTTACGGATTGCCGCATTCCCTTGGAGAATATGCTCGGTGTTGAAGGGGAAGGCTTTAAGATTGCGATGAAAACTCTGGATGGCGGTCGCATTGGGATTGCTGCACAAGCCTTAGGGATTGCTGCCGCCTCGCTTGAGCGCTCGCTCAAATACGCCAAAGAACGCAAATCATTCGGCAAATTGATTATTGACCATCAAGCCATTCAGATGAAACTTGCAGACATGGCTACCGAACTTGAAGCGGCAAGAATGCTTACTTATGAAGCAGCTTGGCGCAAAGACCAACATCAGCAGCATTCAGCGCAGTCGGCAATGGCGAAACTTTATGCTTCTAAAATCGCTGTCAAAGCGGCACTTGAAGCTGTTCAAATTCATGGCGGATATGGCTATGTGCAAGAGTATGAAGTTGAACGCTATCTGCGCGATTCGAAGATTACAGAAATTTATGAAGGTACATCAGAAGTGCAGCGCATTGTTATTGCACGCTCACTTTTGCGTGCTTAATAGCTCGTTGGGCATCCAAAGTGCGCTGGGTGAAGAGCTTGTCAGAAGTAAAAACAACTTTTCGCCCACGCACCTAAGGCTAACAAAATTTGCACGATAATTAGCGTTAGCACAATGCGATAAAACCAACGCCCAATGATTTTTATCGGTGTATCTTTTTGCGAGTGCGACATGCCGCGGTCTGACTTAAAACTTATGTTTAGCTCTCCACATCGCTTTCGCGTCTTTTTATTGCATTGCACACTTGCTCTTTCTCTATCGGCTCATCTGATAGATACGCTTTACCAATTTTCTCCAGTAACACGAAACGCAGGCTATTATTCTGCTTTTTCTTATCGGCTTGCATCGCTTCTGTAATTGCTCGTTCACTTTGTCCAAGAAAGTAAGCCTTCACGATTGTCTCTTTGATTTTGAAGCGCGATACGACATGCACAATGCGCTGCAATTCGTCTGACGAAATTTTTCCCATGCGATGCGAGAGTGCCGATGCACAAAGCATGCCGAAGAGCACGGCTTCACCATGACGTAAGTACTTATAGCGTGCAAGTTTTTCCAGAGCATGAGCGAAGGTGTGCCCAAAGTTGAGCACCGCCCGTAAGTTGCTTGTTTCTTTGAAATCTTTTTTTACGATGCGCTGCTTTGCGGCAACGCTTTTTTTTATAGCGGTAAGCAAGGCAGGTCGCTGCGCAAGAAATTCCTCAAACTTTTTTTCAAAGAAGGTCAAAAATTTCTCGTCGCCAATCAAAGCGTACTTGAGCACTTCAGCTAAGCCTGAATACATATCACGCTCTGGCAGTGAGCGCAGAAATGCAACATCAATAAGTGTTGCATCGGCTTTGTAGAAAAATCCAATCAAATTTTTTCCTGCTGGATGATTCAGCGCGACCTTGCCTCCGATTGCAGAATCGACCATGGCAAGTAGCGTAGTTGGCACCTGCACAAGGCGCAAGCCTCGCATATAACTTGCCGCCACAAATCCCGCTAAATCACCAACAACGCCGCCGCCTACGGCTACAACGGTGTAGTTTCTGTCTACATCTGCCTTTGCCCATTCACCGTAGAGTCTATTTGCCACCGCAAGCGACTTGCAGCGCTCACTTGCAGGCACGACACTTTTATGCAGCGTAAAACTTTCCTTTCGCAGTTCTAGACCTAACACTGTGCCAAAGTAACGATCAACTGTCTCATCTATACACAGCACAAGTTTTTTTGGAATAGCATTTTTTTCGAAGTGCGCTGCTAGGTCGCTGCAAAGTGCGTGTGTAAAAATGACCTTGCTCATTGGTTTGCGCACGGAATACCGCCGCCCGTCTGGTCTATTTGACTCGATTGCGCTTTGAGATATCGCTCAATCTGGCGCGTTAAGGTCTCGACTGTTCTCCCAATCGGGTTCTGATCGGTCGCAATACAAATCAGAGCATGGCTTTGATAGCGCTCTTCGCGGTTCATCAGCATTTGTTCAATACGCTGGCGCAATGCCTCTTTGGAGAGTCGCTCACCATTTTCTGCTTTCATCAGCGGTCGATCATCTTTGTTTGAAAGCCGCCGAGCAAGGGTCTCCACATCAGATTTGAGATAAATGAGCGTCCCCGATGCCTTGACGACTTCAAAACTTCGATCGTTTTCTAAGGTTCCGCCGCCGAGTGCTACAACGAGATTTTCTGTTTGTGCGTACTTTTGCAGCAATTCATATTCCAACTGTCGGAAATAAGCCTCGCCTTTTTCACTAAAAATTTCTACTACCGACTTTTGCTCCTTTTCAGTAATGGCTTTATCAATATCGACAAAATCAAAGCCAAGAGAGTTTGCAAGGATTGGACCAATCGTTGATTTTCCTGCGGTGCTAAATCCCGTAAGAAAAATTAAGTTAGGCTTCTTCTGCTGCATATCTTTTGTCGCATTTTGTCGCACAGTTTGAAGATTGTTGCACAGCGGATCGAAATTTATACGAAAAAATAAAATCCAAAACACTAACTTTCGTTAAGATGATGCTCGCACATGACAACTGAAACCTCTTTGACTTGGCAAGGCGCAGCACAACTCTTTCGTAAAAACGCTTCAACACCTGAGCCCATTGTGCTGCATATCGCACCAAGTGGCTTGCGCATTGAAGACACTACTTCAAGTTTAGAGTTGCTAGCTGGTGCATTTCAAGTAACGGAGCAACCTAACACG
It encodes:
- the aroB gene encoding 3-dehydroquinate synthase — protein: MSKVIFTHALCSDLAAHFEKNAIPKKLVLCIDETVDRYFGTVLGLELRKESFTLHKSVVPASERCKSLAVANRLYGEWAKADVDRNYTVVAVGGGVVGDLAGFVAASYMRGLRLVQVPTTLLAMVDSAIGGKVALNHPAGKNLIGFFYKADATLIDVAFLRSLPERDMYSGLAEVLKYALIGDEKFLTFFEKKFEEFLAQRPALLTAIKKSVAAKQRIVKKDFKETSNLRAVLNFGHTFAHALEKLARYKYLRHGEAVLFGMLCASALSHRMGKISSDELQRIVHVVSRFKIKETIVKAYFLGQSERAITEAMQADKKKQNNSLRFVLLEKIGKAYLSDEPIEKEQVCNAIKRRESDVES
- a CDS encoding acyl-CoA dehydrogenase, whose translation is MRFAFSEEQLMIQQTARDFARTEITDAIERDETSEFPYDIVMKLGELGFLGMIAPPEYDGAGMDTLSYVLAMEEISKADASVGVIMSVNNSLVCWALSEYGTPEQKEKYLRPLAKGQKDGKLYIGAFCLSEPNAGSDATAQTTTAVRDGNAWVLNGTKNWITNGTTSELYLVFAMTDKSKGSHGISAFLVERNTPGFEILKKEKKLGIRSSDTCSLGFTDCRIPLENMLGVEGEGFKIAMKTLDGGRIGIAAQALGIAAASLERSLKYAKERKSFGKLIIDHQAIQMKLADMATELEAARMLTYEAAWRKDQHQQHSAQSAMAKLYASKIAVKAALEAVQIHGGYGYVQEYEVERYLRDSKITEIYEGTSEVQRIVIARSLLRA
- a CDS encoding shikimate kinase translates to MQQKKPNLIFLTGFSTAGKSTIGPILANSLGFDFVDIDKAITEKEQKSVVEIFSEKGEAYFRQLEYELLQKYAQTENLVVALGGGTLENDRSFEVVKASGTLIYLKSDVETLARRLSNKDDRPLMKAENGERLSKEALRQRIEQMLMNREERYQSHALICIATDQNPIGRTVETLTRQIERYLKAQSSQIDQTGGGIPCANQ